A single Corynebacterium stationis DNA region contains:
- a CDS encoding GDSL-type esterase/lipase family protein, whose product MALTVVAAPTASAAERNLVAFGDSLLADPSADIYLSTRVTSSTANGANCPSGNNYAKRTGAKLGLRVRDHSCSGAVSMSPGPQISTQVSTAIRTGSLNPSTQRVIFTSGFNDTYNNRNLTRQQLRDRFVRTTAPQIERIKRAAPNARIQIVGYPTIGSGNYYCLVHVSSRPSDTTLLPEVRSWEDSAQWMQVDLARATGTEFVDLKGATRNNGMCANASQRYFAGLIDFTAGDGNLPIHVNARGHEALASILART is encoded by the coding sequence ATGGCGCTGACTGTTGTGGCAGCCCCGACCGCCTCGGCGGCTGAAAGAAATCTAGTAGCCTTCGGTGACTCGCTGCTGGCGGATCCCAGTGCCGACATTTATCTGTCTACGCGGGTAACTTCCTCGACAGCAAATGGTGCGAACTGCCCGTCAGGCAATAACTACGCCAAGCGTACGGGCGCCAAACTGGGCCTTCGCGTGCGGGACCATTCCTGCTCCGGTGCAGTGTCCATGTCCCCCGGGCCGCAGATTTCCACCCAGGTTTCCACCGCAATTCGTACTGGTTCCCTGAATCCATCGACGCAGCGCGTTATTTTCACTTCAGGTTTCAACGACACCTACAACAACCGCAACCTTACCCGTCAGCAGCTGCGGGATCGTTTTGTGCGCACCACCGCGCCGCAGATCGAGCGCATCAAGCGCGCAGCCCCTAATGCCCGGATTCAAATCGTTGGCTACCCAACCATTGGCTCTGGAAATTACTACTGCTTAGTTCACGTGTCCTCGCGCCCATCGGATACCACTTTGTTGCCAGAAGTTCGCAGCTGGGAAGATTCTGCGCAGTGGATGCAGGTTGACCTTGCGCGCGCGACGGGCACTGAATTTGTAGACCTTAAGGGCGCTACCCGTAACAACGGCATGTGCGCTAATGCTAGCCAGCGCTACTTCGCCGGATTGATTGATTTTACGGCTGGTGACGGCAATCTTCCTATTCACGTCAACGCCCGTGGACATGAGGCGCTCGCGAGTATTTTGGCGCGTACCTAA
- a CDS encoding S-(hydroxymethyl)mycothiol dehydrogenase, with protein MSENVTGVIAREKGAEVETVTIVIPEPGPNDVIVKIQACGVCHTDLAYRDGDIEDAFPFLLGHEAAGVVETVGEDVTHVKEGDFVIMNWRAVCGECRACKKGEPKYCFNTHNASKKMTLEDGTELTPALGIGAFAEKTLVHEGQCTKVNPEEDPAAAGLLGCGIMAGLGAAVNTADIQRGESVSVFGLGGVGMAAIAGAKLAGASKIIAVDVDEKKLEWAKEFGATDVIDSSKLSGQGEDSEVVAKIRELTGGFGTDVSIDAVGIMPTWEQAFYSRDHAGRMVMVGVPNLTSRIDIPAIDFYGRGGSLRPAWYGDCLPERDFPTYVDLHLQGRFPLGKFVSERIGINDVEEAFGTMKTGDVLRSVVEI; from the coding sequence ATGAGCGAAAACGTAACCGGAGTAATCGCCCGCGAAAAGGGCGCAGAAGTAGAAACTGTCACCATTGTTATCCCTGAACCAGGCCCTAATGACGTCATCGTCAAGATCCAGGCTTGCGGTGTCTGCCATACCGACTTGGCTTACCGCGACGGCGATATTGAAGACGCTTTCCCTTTCCTGCTCGGCCATGAAGCCGCAGGCGTTGTAGAAACCGTCGGCGAAGATGTTACCCACGTTAAAGAGGGTGACTTTGTCATCATGAACTGGCGCGCAGTGTGTGGCGAATGCCGCGCATGTAAGAAGGGCGAGCCAAAGTACTGCTTTAACACCCACAACGCATCCAAGAAGATGACCTTGGAAGACGGCACGGAACTGACCCCAGCGCTGGGTATCGGTGCATTTGCAGAAAAGACCCTTGTACACGAGGGCCAGTGCACCAAGGTCAACCCAGAAGAAGACCCAGCAGCAGCGGGCTTGCTCGGCTGCGGCATAATGGCAGGCCTTGGCGCTGCAGTTAATACCGCTGATATCCAGCGCGGGGAATCCGTTTCAGTATTCGGCCTCGGTGGTGTAGGCATGGCAGCTATCGCAGGTGCCAAGCTCGCTGGAGCTTCGAAGATTATTGCTGTGGATGTCGATGAGAAGAAGCTGGAATGGGCGAAGGAATTCGGTGCTACCGATGTTATTGATTCCTCGAAGCTATCTGGCCAGGGTGAAGACTCTGAGGTTGTAGCCAAGATTCGTGAGCTCACCGGTGGTTTCGGCACCGACGTCTCCATTGACGCCGTGGGCATCATGCCGACCTGGGAGCAGGCGTTTTACTCCCGCGACCACGCTGGCCGCATGGTGATGGTGGGCGTGCCAAACCTCACCTCCCGCATTGATATCCCAGCCATTGATTTCTACGGCCGCGGCGGCTCCTTGCGCCCAGCATGGTACGGCGACTGCCTGCCAGAGCGTGACTTCCCAACCTATGTGGATCTGCACCTGCAGGGACGCTTCCCACTGGGCAAGTTCGTTTCGGAGCGTATCGGCATCAACGATGTTGAAGAAGCCTTTGGCACGATGAAGACTGGCGACGTCCTGCGCAGCGTCGTGGAGATTTAA
- a CDS encoding SDR family NAD(P)-dependent oxidoreductase: MDLQLQDQVILVLGGNGTIGADVVNVLKSEGAIPLVASRSSELSIDASDEASVRAGIEKVVTEYGRLDGLVVSSAPAAQTLDPAKADDPEQVLTAIDGKAMTFLRTANIALDVMKKQGYGRIIALSGKNSYVTDSTTASARNATLNVIVKNLADQNAGSGITVNAISPGFVIEDPNAGIDRADGQTSLREVADTLVFLLSPKMASISGEIISVGHKAKGVILP, encoded by the coding sequence ATGGATTTACAGCTACAAGATCAAGTAATCCTCGTCCTCGGCGGCAATGGCACCATCGGTGCAGATGTGGTGAACGTGCTGAAATCCGAAGGGGCCATTCCGCTGGTGGCTTCTCGCAGCAGCGAGCTCTCCATTGATGCCTCCGATGAAGCTTCAGTGCGGGCAGGCATTGAGAAAGTCGTCACCGAGTACGGGCGTTTGGATGGGTTGGTGGTTTCCTCCGCACCAGCGGCGCAAACCCTTGACCCAGCCAAGGCAGATGATCCGGAACAGGTTCTTACCGCTATCGATGGCAAAGCGATGACCTTCCTGCGTACAGCAAATATTGCGCTGGATGTCATGAAGAAACAAGGCTACGGGCGCATCATTGCGCTATCTGGCAAGAATTCTTATGTCACCGACAGCACCACGGCCTCGGCGCGCAATGCGACGCTTAATGTCATCGTCAAGAACTTGGCGGATCAAAATGCCGGCAGTGGCATTACGGTCAACGCCATTAGCCCGGGCTTTGTCATCGAAGATCCCAATGCTGGAATCGACCGTGCGGATGGTCAGACTTCACTGCGGGAAGTCGCAGACACCCTCGTGTTTTTACTGTCTCCAAAGATGGCGTCAATCTCCGGGGAAATCATCTCCGTGGGCCATAAAGCGAAGGGAGTAATTCTTCCGTAG
- a CDS encoding MBL fold metallo-hydrolase, translating into MKIEKFVTSGKFRLDGGEWDVDNNVYILGGKGGVYIIDPSHNAEQVIDEVGDRPVRGIILTHAHNDHCELAPQLGEHYGVEVHLHPEDDELWKESNGDAPYVPLTDNQQFELDGEKITVFHTPGHSPGCVVLHLPQDNVLLSGDTLFNGGPGATGRKYSDFDVIIESLRNVVFNLPGNTKVYPGHGDETTVGAEAARIDEYVARGY; encoded by the coding sequence ATGAAGATTGAAAAGTTTGTTACCTCCGGAAAATTCCGTCTCGACGGCGGCGAATGGGATGTGGACAACAATGTCTACATTCTTGGTGGCAAGGGTGGTGTTTACATCATTGACCCATCTCATAATGCTGAGCAAGTCATTGATGAGGTAGGCGATCGCCCAGTGCGTGGCATCATTTTGACCCACGCGCACAATGACCACTGTGAGCTTGCACCCCAGCTGGGTGAGCACTACGGTGTTGAGGTGCACCTGCACCCAGAAGATGATGAGCTGTGGAAGGAAAGCAATGGGGATGCACCTTATGTCCCGTTGACTGATAATCAGCAGTTTGAGCTTGATGGTGAGAAGATCACGGTCTTCCACACCCCAGGCCACTCACCAGGTTGCGTGGTACTCCACCTCCCGCAGGATAACGTGCTGCTATCAGGAGATACCTTGTTCAACGGTGGTCCGGGTGCCACTGGCCGCAAGTACTCCGACTTTGATGTCATCATCGAGTCTTTGCGCAACGTAGTATTCAACCTGCCGGGCAATACCAAGGTCTACCCAGGCCACGGCGATGAGACGACAGTTGGTGCGGAAGCAGCGCGTATCGATGAATACGTAGCGCGCGGCTACTAA
- the rfbA gene encoding glucose-1-phosphate thymidylyltransferase RfbA, with protein MKGIILAGGSGTRLYPITKGISKQLMPIYDKPMVYYPLSTLIQAGIREILIITTPEDSAAFERLLGDGSQLGLMLSYAVQARPEGLAQAFIIAEDFIGEDHVALVLGDNIFDGHGFSTALAQCRNPEGGIIFAFEVSDPQRYGVVEFDEAGHALSIEEKPTHPKSNHAVVGLYFYDNSVVDIAKTIKPSARGELEITAINDAYLQQGKLHVKKLLRGDVWLDTGTVDSMSEASSYVEVLQKRTGAVIGSPEVAAYREGFIDAAALEKLAEPLEKSGYGAYLRTAAREG; from the coding sequence ATGAAAGGTATCATTCTCGCTGGCGGCTCCGGTACGCGATTGTACCCCATTACCAAGGGCATATCGAAGCAATTAATGCCGATCTACGACAAACCGATGGTGTACTACCCGCTGTCCACGCTGATTCAGGCTGGGATCCGGGAAATCCTCATCATCACCACGCCGGAGGACTCGGCGGCTTTTGAGCGCTTGCTTGGCGATGGCTCCCAGCTCGGCCTCATGCTCAGCTACGCCGTGCAGGCGCGTCCTGAGGGCTTAGCGCAGGCCTTTATCATCGCAGAAGATTTCATCGGCGAGGACCACGTCGCTTTAGTATTGGGTGACAATATCTTTGACGGCCACGGCTTCTCCACTGCGCTAGCGCAATGCCGCAATCCTGAAGGCGGCATCATCTTTGCATTCGAGGTCTCTGATCCCCAGCGCTACGGCGTTGTGGAATTCGACGAAGCCGGGCACGCATTATCGATTGAAGAAAAACCTACTCATCCTAAGTCCAATCATGCTGTCGTGGGCTTATATTTCTACGATAATTCCGTTGTCGATATCGCCAAGACAATTAAGCCCTCTGCCCGCGGGGAATTAGAAATCACCGCTATCAATGACGCTTACTTGCAGCAAGGAAAGCTGCACGTGAAAAAGCTTCTGCGCGGCGATGTGTGGCTCGATACCGGCACCGTGGATTCCATGTCTGAGGCATCTTCTTATGTAGAAGTGCTCCAAAAGCGCACCGGCGCTGTCATTGGCTCCCCCGAAGTAGCAGCCTACCGCGAAGGCTTCATCGACGCCGCAGCACTAGAAAAGCTAGCGGAACCATTAGAAAAATCGGGCTACGGCGCATATTTACGCACCGCAGCCCGAGAGGGTTAA
- a CDS encoding sugar nucleotide-binding protein, translating into MHIESTAIAGLKIIHLDVHGDNRGWFKENWQRLTMGKAGLPDFSPVQHNLSFNAEAGVTRGLHAEPWDKLVSVAHGKVFGAWCDLREGSDTYRRVVEQEIGPDKAVFVPRGVANGFQALEDNTAYSYLVSDHWSPDADYTAVNLDMISWPLTPTEISDKDRNHPQLVDVTPMPPRKILVTGANGQLGRALREVYKNAAHVEFATRQEFDITAPDIATARPWRQYDAIINCAAYNDVNGAEIDRQSAWETNATAPARLAKIAAANNLTLVHVSSDYIFDGTREIHTEEEIPSPLSTYGASKAAGDTAAQTAPRHYVIRTSWVFGDGNNFMSTMASLAKRNIEPVVINDQKARPTYAEDLAKGIKHLLETQAEYGVYNLSSAGDAVGRDEIAMAVFIGVGHDPAEVHSATTAQYNTHRAQQAAEKGQPAPEAEAPRPAESTFDLSKIEATGFKPSNWRASLALYLALLES; encoded by the coding sequence GTGCACATTGAATCCACTGCGATTGCTGGTTTGAAGATCATCCACCTCGATGTCCATGGGGATAATCGAGGCTGGTTTAAAGAAAATTGGCAGCGGTTGACCATGGGCAAGGCTGGTTTGCCGGATTTTTCCCCTGTGCAGCACAACCTTTCTTTCAATGCCGAGGCAGGCGTTACCCGCGGTCTGCACGCTGAGCCCTGGGATAAGTTGGTTTCCGTTGCACACGGCAAAGTCTTTGGCGCGTGGTGCGATCTGCGCGAAGGATCAGATACTTATCGCAGGGTAGTGGAGCAAGAAATTGGCCCTGACAAGGCGGTCTTTGTCCCCCGCGGGGTGGCTAATGGTTTCCAGGCCCTAGAAGACAACACTGCTTATTCTTACCTAGTCTCCGATCACTGGTCTCCTGACGCTGACTACACGGCAGTAAACCTCGACATGATTTCTTGGCCGCTGACCCCGACGGAGATTTCTGACAAGGACCGCAACCACCCGCAGCTTGTCGATGTCACCCCGATGCCACCGCGGAAGATCCTCGTCACCGGTGCGAATGGCCAGCTGGGGCGTGCTCTGCGCGAAGTTTATAAGAATGCTGCGCACGTGGAATTTGCTACCCGGCAAGAATTCGATATCACAGCCCCCGATATCGCTACCGCGCGTCCGTGGCGCCAGTACGACGCGATTATCAATTGCGCGGCGTATAACGATGTCAATGGCGCCGAAATAGATCGCCAAAGTGCCTGGGAGACCAATGCCACTGCCCCAGCGCGGCTCGCGAAAATCGCTGCGGCGAATAATCTTACGCTCGTGCACGTCTCTTCTGACTACATCTTCGATGGCACTCGTGAAATCCACACGGAGGAAGAAATACCGTCGCCACTATCGACCTATGGGGCATCGAAAGCTGCTGGTGATACTGCTGCACAAACGGCACCCCGGCATTATGTCATCCGCACCTCGTGGGTCTTTGGCGATGGCAATAATTTCATGTCCACGATGGCATCGTTAGCTAAGCGCAATATTGAACCGGTAGTCATCAACGACCAAAAGGCCAGGCCAACCTACGCTGAAGATCTGGCCAAAGGCATTAAACACCTGCTGGAAACCCAAGCTGAATACGGCGTTTATAACCTCTCCTCTGCAGGTGATGCCGTGGGACGCGATGAAATCGCCATGGCTGTGTTCATTGGTGTTGGCCACGACCCCGCTGAAGTGCATTCCGCAACGACTGCGCAATACAACACGCACCGTGCCCAGCAAGCTGCGGAAAAAGGTCAGCCTGCACCGGAAGCGGAAGCACCTCGCCCGGCAGAATCCACCTTTGATTTATCAAAGATTGAAGCCACTGGCTTCAAGCCGTCGAATTGGCGTGCTTCTTTGGCCTTGTACCTCGCGCTTTTGGAAAGCTAG
- the rfbB gene encoding dTDP-glucose 4,6-dehydratase: MLVTGGAGFIGANFVHLVEKQWPECEVTVIDKLTYAGNRANLAGSRAKFVEGNITDAALVDSLVKDTDVIVHFAAESHNDNSLHDPSPFITTNIMGTFVLLEAARKHSVYLHHVSTDEVFGDLEIGAPTKFTESTAYAPSSPYSASKASSDHLVRAWARSFGLQVTVSNCSNNYGPYQHIEKFIPRQITNILSGRTPKLYGTGEQVRDWIHVEDHNLAVLEILARGRFGETYNIGADQKDVNNREVIELICELMDIPGQYELVADRPGHDQRYAMDASKLREELGWRPRYTDLRAGLIDTIAWYRENTAWWQDAKEKVESTYAAQGQ, from the coding sequence ATGCTGGTAACAGGCGGAGCGGGATTCATTGGCGCCAATTTCGTGCACCTAGTGGAAAAGCAGTGGCCAGAATGTGAGGTCACTGTCATCGACAAGCTAACTTATGCCGGCAACCGCGCCAATTTGGCTGGTTCCCGCGCAAAGTTTGTCGAAGGAAATATCACTGATGCTGCGTTGGTGGATTCTTTAGTCAAAGACACTGATGTCATCGTGCACTTTGCAGCAGAGTCACACAATGACAATTCTTTGCATGACCCATCACCGTTTATCACTACCAATATTATGGGGACGTTCGTGCTGCTTGAGGCTGCCCGTAAGCATTCGGTGTATCTGCATCACGTGTCCACCGATGAGGTTTTTGGGGATCTAGAAATCGGCGCGCCCACAAAATTTACTGAATCCACTGCCTATGCTCCCTCCTCGCCGTATTCGGCATCAAAGGCTAGCTCGGACCACCTGGTGCGTGCCTGGGCGCGGTCCTTTGGGCTGCAAGTAACCGTGTCGAATTGCTCAAATAATTACGGCCCCTACCAGCACATCGAAAAGTTCATACCGCGGCAAATCACCAATATTTTATCTGGTCGCACACCCAAGCTTTATGGCACCGGTGAGCAAGTCCGCGACTGGATTCACGTTGAAGACCACAACTTGGCGGTGCTGGAGATTCTCGCGCGCGGGAGATTCGGCGAGACCTACAATATTGGTGCTGATCAAAAAGACGTCAATAACCGCGAGGTCATTGAGCTGATTTGTGAGCTCATGGATATTCCGGGGCAATATGAGCTTGTGGCAGACCGCCCTGGCCATGACCAGCGCTACGCCATGGATGCGTCCAAGCTGCGTGAGGAATTAGGGTGGCGCCCGCGCTATACCGATCTGCGCGCGGGGTTAATCGATACCATCGCGTGGTACCGCGAGAATACCGCGTGGTGGCAAGATGCTAAGGAAAAAGTGGAATCTACTTATGCTGCACAAGGTCAGTAG
- a CDS encoding M1 family metallopeptidase, whose product MKSLLSTALRRLSGEFTDPYTGIDYNVGFSIYHYDLELVYRVEPNLLSGVAHLHISMAEDLDNLTLDLGGAMAARRISANKHIKITRFRQSGGKIRVTFDEAIEAGTEFVLTVRYGGNPRPIRTTWGEIGWEETESGALVASQPNGAPSWFPCDDTPSEKATYDIRVTADDPFTVISNGTLVSKKRRNSATEWNYKVKSPMATYLATMQIGEFTEFKLGRNTTAWAPGHLRARVLEEFKQQQEMLDFYETLFGEYPFPDYQVVITEDELEIPLEAQGLSIFGSNHIAGNHRFERLIAHELAHQWFGNSVGISEWKDIWLNEGFACYCEWLWIEHKGTDSAHEVARSHYLVLSRKAENLLLADPGAHDMFDDRVYKRGAITIHALRRLLGDEAFFGAVRNYLQAGRNSTVIPKDFFGHVDDAALQAGVSLDEVAELFDVWLNHKQLPKFPA is encoded by the coding sequence ATGAAATCGCTGCTTTCTACCGCCCTTCGGCGTTTATCCGGGGAATTTACAGACCCTTACACCGGTATTGATTACAACGTCGGCTTTTCCATCTACCATTATGATTTGGAATTGGTCTACCGGGTTGAGCCGAATTTACTCTCCGGCGTTGCCCACCTGCACATTTCCATGGCAGAGGACTTAGACAATCTCACGCTAGATTTGGGCGGAGCGATGGCCGCGCGTCGCATCTCGGCTAATAAGCACATTAAAATTACACGCTTTCGCCAATCCGGCGGCAAGATCCGCGTCACTTTTGATGAGGCCATCGAAGCAGGAACAGAGTTTGTTCTCACCGTGCGCTACGGCGGCAACCCACGGCCAATCCGCACGACGTGGGGTGAAATCGGCTGGGAAGAAACCGAGTCTGGTGCTCTCGTTGCATCACAGCCCAATGGCGCGCCGAGCTGGTTCCCGTGTGACGACACCCCCAGTGAAAAAGCCACCTATGACATCCGTGTGACCGCCGATGATCCCTTCACTGTGATATCCAACGGCACTTTGGTGTCGAAGAAGCGTCGCAATAGTGCCACAGAATGGAACTATAAGGTCAAAAGCCCCATGGCGACGTACCTTGCGACGATGCAGATAGGCGAATTTACCGAGTTCAAACTCGGTCGCAATACCACCGCCTGGGCCCCGGGGCACTTGCGTGCGCGTGTGCTGGAAGAATTCAAACAGCAGCAAGAGATGCTCGATTTCTATGAAACCCTCTTCGGGGAATACCCCTTCCCGGATTATCAGGTGGTCATTACCGAAGATGAGCTGGAAATTCCACTTGAAGCACAAGGTTTATCCATCTTTGGTTCCAACCACATCGCTGGCAATCATCGCTTTGAGCGGCTCATCGCGCATGAATTAGCGCACCAATGGTTTGGTAATTCCGTCGGAATTTCCGAATGGAAGGATATCTGGCTCAATGAAGGTTTTGCCTGCTACTGCGAATGGCTGTGGATAGAGCACAAAGGAACGGATTCCGCGCATGAGGTCGCACGCAGCCACTATTTGGTCTTAAGCCGTAAGGCGGAAAACCTTTTGCTAGCCGATCCAGGCGCGCACGATATGTTCGATGACCGCGTGTATAAGCGCGGGGCTATCACCATTCATGCGCTGCGCCGTTTATTAGGTGATGAGGCTTTCTTCGGCGCTGTTCGCAACTATTTACAGGCCGGCCGCAATAGCACCGTGATACCCAAAGACTTCTTTGGCCACGTCGATGATGCAGCACTTCAGGCCGGGGTTAGTTTGGACGAGGTCGCCGAGCTTTTCGATGTTTGGCTCAACCACAAGCAGCTACCAAAGTTTCCTGCCTAA
- a CDS encoding alpha/beta hydrolase, with translation MKRMKSLAAALTVAGAMLAAPVATAAEKTPADIAGDTALSEIQELEVDSTIEGQKWYQKYVDDERVLKLQATSPAMDGRKVPLAIIRAQNPDRPTIYLLNGAGSAEQDTDWLNQSEAVDFYADKDVNVVIPQAGAFSYYTDWNTTPNKSYLKGPQKWETFLTKELPGPLEERLQSNNKRAIAGMSMSATSSLLLAQHNPGFYDAVGSYAGCAGTSTPFEYEAMRLTVNRGGGEPEQMWGKMGSRTNRYNDALLNSDKLRGTALYISSGNGLPGETDMPSYYTKQGVDPTAASVGAATLQIEGGIIEAGVNHCTHNLEAKLKSQNIPATYNFRDTGTHSWPGWREDLEKSWPVFEKALS, from the coding sequence ATGAAACGCATGAAATCGCTGGCTGCGGCGCTCACCGTCGCTGGGGCCATGCTGGCCGCACCTGTGGCAACGGCAGCAGAAAAAACTCCTGCTGATATCGCTGGAGACACTGCACTGTCTGAGATTCAGGAATTGGAAGTTGACTCCACAATTGAAGGGCAGAAGTGGTACCAAAAGTACGTAGATGATGAGCGGGTGCTCAAGCTTCAAGCGACCTCCCCAGCAATGGATGGTCGTAAGGTTCCGCTCGCCATCATTCGGGCTCAAAACCCAGACCGTCCAACGATCTACCTGCTCAACGGCGCAGGCAGCGCTGAGCAGGATACAGACTGGTTGAACCAGTCGGAGGCAGTAGACTTCTACGCCGATAAAGACGTAAACGTCGTTATTCCCCAGGCCGGTGCGTTTTCTTACTACACCGACTGGAACACCACCCCTAATAAGAGCTACCTGAAGGGCCCGCAGAAGTGGGAGACCTTCTTGACCAAGGAACTACCTGGTCCACTGGAAGAGCGTCTGCAGTCCAATAACAAGCGCGCAATTGCAGGCATGTCCATGTCTGCTACCTCTTCCCTATTATTGGCTCAGCACAACCCGGGCTTCTACGATGCAGTTGGCTCCTATGCCGGGTGTGCTGGTACCTCCACTCCGTTTGAGTACGAGGCTATGCGCCTGACTGTGAACCGTGGCGGTGGCGAGCCAGAGCAGATGTGGGGCAAGATGGGATCTCGCACCAATCGCTATAATGATGCGCTGCTGAACTCCGACAAGCTGCGTGGCACCGCACTGTACATCTCCTCGGGCAATGGCCTGCCAGGTGAGACTGACATGCCTTCCTACTACACCAAGCAGGGTGTAGACCCAACCGCAGCTTCCGTTGGCGCAGCTACCTTGCAGATTGAAGGCGGCATCATCGAAGCTGGCGTAAACCACTGCACTCACAACTTGGAAGCCAAACTGAAGAGCCAGAACATCCCAGCTACCTACAACTTCCGCGACACCGGCACCCACTCTTGGCCGGGCTGGCGCGAAGACTTGGAGAAGTCGTGGCCAGTATTTGAAAAGGCACTCTCCTAA
- the lpdA gene encoding dihydrolipoyl dehydrogenase, translating to MTNEHYDVVVIGAGPGGYVSAIRAAQLGKKVAVVEKQYWGGVCLNVGCIPSKSLLKNAEVAHTFNHEAKTFGISGDVSFDFGVAHQRSRKVSAGIVKGVHYLMKKNKITEIDGLGSFKDAKTLEITEGNDKGKTITFDNAIIATGSVVRSLPGVEIGGNIVSYEEQILDEEKPDSMVIVGAGAIGMEFAYVLANYGVDVTIVEFMDRVLPNEDKDASKEIAKQYKKLGVKLLTGYKTTSIKDNGDDVTVEIESKDGSKKDTLTVDRCMVSIGFAPRTEGYGLENTGVKLTERGAIDIDDRMRTNVDGIYAIGDVTAKLQLAHVAEAQGIVAAETIAGAETQELGDYMMMPRATFCNPQVASFGYTEEQAKEKFADREIKVATFPFSANGKAAGLAETAGFVKLVADAEFGELLGGHMVGANVSELLPELTMAQRFDLTAEEIGRNVHTHPTLSEAMKEAAHGIAGHMINL from the coding sequence GTGACTAATGAACATTATGACGTAGTAGTAATCGGTGCGGGCCCTGGTGGCTACGTATCCGCCATCCGTGCAGCGCAGCTGGGAAAGAAGGTTGCGGTAGTAGAAAAGCAGTACTGGGGCGGTGTGTGCTTGAACGTTGGTTGTATCCCATCCAAGTCACTGCTTAAGAATGCTGAAGTAGCGCACACCTTCAACCATGAGGCTAAGACCTTTGGCATCTCCGGCGACGTGAGCTTCGACTTCGGAGTCGCACACCAGCGTTCCCGTAAGGTTTCTGCGGGCATCGTCAAGGGTGTCCACTACCTGATGAAGAAGAACAAGATTACCGAAATTGACGGACTTGGCTCTTTTAAGGACGCTAAGACCCTCGAGATTACCGAGGGCAACGACAAGGGTAAGACCATTACCTTTGATAACGCCATCATTGCTACCGGCTCTGTTGTTCGTTCTCTGCCAGGCGTAGAGATTGGCGGCAACATCGTATCTTACGAAGAGCAGATCCTTGACGAGGAAAAGCCAGATTCCATGGTTATCGTCGGCGCAGGAGCCATCGGTATGGAGTTTGCTTATGTTCTTGCGAACTATGGCGTGGACGTCACCATTGTTGAGTTCATGGACCGTGTTCTTCCAAACGAGGACAAGGATGCCTCCAAGGAAATCGCAAAGCAGTACAAGAAGCTTGGCGTTAAGCTTTTGACTGGGTACAAGACCACCTCTATCAAGGACAATGGCGACGACGTCACCGTTGAAATTGAGTCCAAGGATGGTTCCAAGAAGGACACCTTGACCGTGGACCGCTGCATGGTTTCCATCGGCTTTGCTCCTCGCACCGAGGGCTACGGCCTGGAAAACACCGGCGTGAAGTTGACCGAGCGTGGCGCTATCGACATTGATGATCGCATGCGCACCAACGTTGACGGCATCTACGCTATCGGTGACGTCACCGCTAAGCTGCAGCTCGCACACGTTGCTGAGGCGCAGGGCATTGTTGCCGCAGAAACCATCGCTGGTGCAGAAACCCAAGAACTGGGCGACTACATGATGATGCCACGCGCAACCTTCTGTAACCCACAGGTTGCATCCTTCGGTTACACCGAAGAGCAGGCTAAGGAAAAGTTCGCTGATCGCGAGATAAAGGTTGCGACTTTCCCATTCTCTGCAAACGGTAAGGCAGCAGGCCTGGCTGAGACCGCTGGCTTTGTAAAGCTAGTTGCAGACGCTGAGTTCGGTGAACTGCTCGGTGGACACATGGTTGGCGCCAACGTTTCTGAGCTTTTGCCAGAACTGACCATGGCACAGCGCTTCGACCTAACGGCTGAGGAAATTGGACGCAATGTCCACACCCACCCAACCTTGTCTGAGGCAATGAAGGAAGCTGCCCACGGCATCGCTGGCCACATGATTAACCTCTAA